AGCCATGAACAACATCATTCGTAGCCGTGCACTCAAAAAAGGCATCCTACAACAGTTTATAAGCATTTGATATACAAATCTTAGTGTTTCAAACTGAGTAAGAAGtatttagctttatttttaccTTTGCAAATTCTTGCTTCATGTAAGAGAATATATCTGCTATAGTCAGTGTCTCACACTTGGTGACGACGTCTGCACTAACTTGCTTAGCAATCTCTGGGTTTGAGCCGAGCctaacacaaaataaaaaaacattgatTCAGTCATTCACTTCAATATGTGTAACTGTGCGCTTCACATGAATCTGTATAGAATAGATGCTGAAGACGGGGATACATACCAGTTGAAATAATCTATGGTTGGTTGGACATCATAGTCCATGAAAACCCGTGTGGGGGACATAGAGGTCTGTGCAAGGGTACCTGTTCAATAACGgaagaaacatcaaaaatgattGAGTGAGAAATTAGCAGCCAATGTCAAAGAAGAAAACATTTTGGAATAGTTAACAATTAGCAACcaatgacaaataagaaaacttttttggaataagaaaatgtttttagTATCACGTAAGTGAACGATGAAACTATCTTTTTCGAAAACATGTCACAATTATCAATGAAATATGAGTCCAAAGAGATAATTGATTACCTCCGAGACGTTTGGTGTTAACAGCTGCGACCAAAAGCACTGTGGGAGTGTTTTCATATGTGTTAAACTTCTTGCAGAAGTCTGCTGCAGCCTGGTCCCAAAGGTAGAGCTTCATGACTGGTCCGCTGCAAAAAGTAAGCTCTTAGGGATTTAGCAGCTACCGAGAGATGGTAACTTGAAAATAGAAGAACACACTTACTCATGTGATTGCAGATGAACCATAATGTGCCGAGTGGTAGCGATCTTCACTTCATCAAGTGTGGGACGCTCAATAAGAGTCTGTCCATTGACCAGCTTCATGTGGCCAACAACATCTAAAACATTTTCATGAACAATGTAATTTAGATGGCTAATAAAAGCCTAGAAACCAAATACTTGAACTAATTATGAAGAGTGTAATTTAGATGGCTAATAATAAAACTCTAGAAACAAAATACTTGAACTACTTACTTAACCCAACAAAATTCTAGATTTCTTTACCAAAGCAGGAAGATAAACTTAAACTACaacaaaacataaagcaatGAAACTgacatatgatttttaaaattagtatgCTTACCGTAGAGGTCACCTTTGACATCACAGTTAGCTTGAAAATCTTCATATGAATGAAACCTGAAACGGTCTTCATCGAAAGAGGTTGGAATCTCGCGAAGAACCGACAATTCAGAGTTCCATGTGAAAGACACAGTTGCGATATGATCAGCAACCCGATACACCGGTTTGTTTTTCGATCCGTAGAAGTTGTTGAGTCTGTAAACTGATCCTTGTTTCATATCAGGCAAGTACTTCTTGATACGTCCTGGTGGGATGAATCCCTGAATGACAGTTCCCTGTTGTCGAAAAAGAATAACAACTCACGAAATGAGAACAAAACCTCCGAATTAAAACAAATACGAATCCAAACCCTACTTTAACTAATTAATCAATCGTATAACAAAACGTCAAAAATACTAATCAAAACCCTAGCTTCTTCTTAAAAGTTTAAAGAAACGCCAAAAAATCTCGGAAAACATAGATCTACGTTCgcgaaatattttttttagagaatTGACGTACCTGCTCGTCGATGAGGAGCATTTCCATGCCAATAAGTGTCTTCTCCACCGGATTTCGAGCCTCCCAGAAATGGATGAGTCGGAAGCGCAACTGAGTTTCATGGGGACCTAGAGAGACATCTTTGAAGAACATGAATTTTTCGTCAGAGTCGGAGGAGACAGGAGACTTTCCATTTAGTTTCATCGCCATGGCTTGAGATTTGAGTGGTTCTAGGGTTTTGGTTAGTACGGAGAAAAGAAGATCATCATATAAAGGAGGAGGAAAAGAGGGAGGTGAAACGAAATCATTAAGGAGGTATTGATTGATTGAAACGAAAGTATTGACTGTGGATCGATTAGTTATCGGATTTGTTGCTCTTCGGTCGGAGAAGACGAAGTGGTAAGGGTGAGAAGAATCGCCATCATTCGACGGTTCGGTTTTATTTTGTGATCTGCGTCGAATGGGGCAAATAAAACTCCGCTGAAGCCCAAATGGCAATCCGATAAAGCCCAAATGGCAAGCATGAAGCCCACGCGGTAAACTGCTCGACTTTGGACGAAATCAAGCCGTGAGGCCCGTCGACTTTGGACGAAATTAAACCGTGAGGCCCGTCTGACTTGTCAAAATACATGTTCCTGATTGGCCTGAATTAACTATCCTACGTGGCGTATTCACTGCTCAGTATATCGGGCTTTTAGTAGTgttagatttaattatatacataatacgtaaatggatacaaataaataataatagataaaagttatttttatatataacattcatcaTCTTAAGCCAGTGTATCgttattttgaaaacatatcAAGTAGATTGGGTACAAATTACGTAAAAAAACTCCATCCTCTTGTCCCGTTTATGGATAACTATGGACCACTTacgaatatatttattatacctTCTGATTATTATCTGTTAAGATCATAATGATTTACGTAAATCCAAAAAGATAGCTATTTTCAACATATAAACAATGTAGTTGCCTGAGGAGGTGATGCATGAGCACCCATGAGACTGACGGCAACTTATACATGTTTTCCTAGTTcggttttatttcttttttatatctAGTTTTGGATTTTCTTTTCATTATCATTCTCTAGAAAGTTTACTTATTAATTTATCCTACTCCTATGACGGTTTGTGTCTACGGAAATCTATATAAGCCAAGCATATGGCTTCTTGTTGTGTACGTTTGATTTAATAGAAAGAGTTTTTGCTTTATACCTTGTTTAGATTTGATTAAATTCATCAAAACAGGAAGTTGGTCTCAAGAAGCTATCGAAAGAAACTcttgatcgatccaagaacaggtctcgaagaaccctaaattcttAGATCGACCGTTCACCCATTCGTACGCTGCGCCAGGGTTGTATCAGAGCTCTGCTACGCTCCGAAACTTTCTCAACTGCTACGATGGTTCGAAAAACACGATCTCAACAGTATGTTGACGATGACACACCAGCTACGCAACAGTCCGTGAATGATCTCCAAGCTCAGGTCGCGTCTCTGATGAACGCGGTAGCTGCCCTATCCACCCAAAACACAACGCCAGTCATTCAAAAGGAACGCAACGCACGTCCCAACAACGTTGCAAAATCAGACGAAGAAGACGACAATATCTTTGCGCCACTACAACAACACCGGGCTCGTCACAATCGCACGGTTAACAACAATTCAGACTCAGATGAAGAAGATGCAGACAAATCATGGAAATCCTGTTTCAAACTCGAGATTCCTACATTTAATGGCTCCATCATAGCCGAAGAATTGCTGGACTGGTTCGTTACAGTAGAAGAAATTCTTGAATTTAAAGAGATTCCACTAGATCGATGTGCACCTCTTATTGCAGCACGTTTCTGAGATCGAGCGGCGGCTTGGTGGTCACAAATCAAAACCATACGAGCTTGGGAGGGAAAATCAAAGATCTTAGCGTGGAGAAAACTGAAACaaaagttgcaaaaaaaaattttgccgTTCAACTACGAGCAATTGATGTTTCAAAAGTTTCAGAATCTGCGTCAAGGAAGTCGATCCGTGGATGATTATGCAACTAAATTTTTCCGGATGATCAATCGTGTTGAGTTACGCGACTCAGAACAACAACTTGTCATGCGCTTCGTGGGAGGATTGCGTCAACAAATCCAGCACACCTTAAACTTGTTTCGACCTCAAACCATATCTAAAGCTGATCAGCAAGCCCTTACCATTGAAGCTTAAACTCGCACCAACTCTCAACCTTGGGGTGTAAGTCGCCAAACTAAACAAAATACAGCTCCAACGACATCACCGGCGCCTGATGCCACCACGTCAAAAGGCGAAACTACTATTGTTCCTTTTGACCTGTCTAAACAAAGAACTGGAGGGTTACGTTTCTTCTCCTGTGGAGAAATCGGCCATCGGCAATCTGCTTTCCCATCTCGAAATCGCCGTGGCTTGCTTCTCGACACTACCGGTCGGGACGTTGAAGTTATTTATGATGAAAGTCCAGAAGATTCAGCAGAGGAGCTGGAACCTGACGAGGGAACTTGTCTAATGATTCGTCGTACGTGTTTAACGCCAAGGGCAACATATGAATTCCCGCAACGTAAAAATTTGTTCTCTTCACGGTGTACCGTTAATGGAAAAGTATGCACATTCATCAATGATTCGGGAAGTTCTGAGAATGTGATAGCATAGTCAGCGGTTCCTAAGCTCAATTTGGTGATCGAACCTCATCCTTCTCCCTATAAGTTAGGATGGTTACATCAAGGTAATGAGCTCATGGTCACTAAGAGAACGCTTGTCCAATTCTCAGTTGGGAGTTCTTATAAAgatcaattttattttgatcTGGTTCCAATGGATGTGTGCCACCTCCTGCTTGGACGTCCTTGGGAATTCGATCGCTGGGTAGTCCATGATGGGTTTCTTAACACATACACATTTCGCCACGACGGTCGTACCTTCACACTCAAGCCATCAACACCAGCCTTTGTTGAACATCCGGTAGCGCCAGTTTCTTCACCAAACCCGGTTCTCCTGCTCCACCGTTCGGCACTTAAAGCTAGTGTGCGAACTGCCACTCAAGTTATATTCCTCCTGGCAGTACCATCGTCTCCATTGGATGGTTACACCATTAAGAAGATCACAATACGTTACCGTTTTCCAATACCACACCTTGATGACTTGCTCGATCAGATAGGCACAGTGACGGTCTTCTCTAAACTTGATCTTAAGAGTGGCTATCATCAGATACGAATCCATCCAGGTGATGAGTGGAAAACAACTTTTAAAACTCGAGAAGGTCTTTTTGAATGGCTAGTAATGCCATTTGGGTTATCTAACGCACCTAGCACATTCATGAGAGTTATGATTGAAGCTCTCCGCCCTTTCATTGGGAAATTTGTCGTTGTATAGTTTGATGATATACTTATTTTTAGCAAGACCATCGATGATCATCTTCAACACTTGCGAGACGTTCTTGTGGTCCTGCGTCGAGATCATCTATACGCGACATTGAAAAAGTGTGAATTTGGGGCTCCGCAAATACACTTTTTGACTTTTTGGGATATATTGTTTCTTCCCAGGGACTGGCCGTCGATCCCTCTAAAGTCTCGGCAATACAGACTTGGCCACAACCCAAGACAATCTCCAACATTCAAAGCTTCCATGGACTGGGTTCGTTATATCGCCGATTTGTTCCCCAATTTAGCGGCTTGATGGCTCCCATTACGGATTGTATACACACCAGTTCATTCTCTTGGACGCCTGAAGCATCGGCTGCGTTCACCATTGTCAAGGATAAGTTGAGTTCTACGCCTATTCTTGCTCTTCCGGACTTCAATATGGTCTTCGAACTGCATTGTGACGCTTCCAATACGGGTAAAGGAGCAGTTTTAAGTCAACATTCCCGTCCCATCGCctttttagtgaaaaattgGCAGGAGCTCGTTCCCGATACAATACTTATGAGATGGAATTCTACGCCATCGTCCAGGCAGTCAAACATTGGCGTCACTACTTATTCCATAAGGAGTTTGTTTTATACACCGATCATGATGCCTTGAAACATTTACATAGCCAGATGAAAGTGTCTTCTCGACATGCATCTTAGATTTCTTACTTACAGCAATTTAATTTCATGATTAAGCACACGGCAGGTTCGAGTAATAGAGTTGCAGATGCTTTGAGTCGACGTCATCTTCTTCTGACCGTCCTGCATACGTCCGTCACGGGGTTCTCGACATTGGTGGGTCAATATGAAGACGATCCTTTCTTTGGACGTGTGTTTCACGATGCGCAGACAGGTCTTTCAGGCGAGTACACAATCCATGAGGACTTTCTCTTTCGTAGAAATCCGCTATGCATACCAGAATGGAGTTTACGCCTACAACTCATTAACGAGCTCCACAATGAAGGCCATGTGGGCTGTGATTGTTCCGTCCAATTGGTGGCAGCCTCCTATTTTTGGCCTTCTCTGCGTAAGTATGTTGTGCGGTTTGTTGAGCGATGTGTTATTTGTCAACGTGCTAAGGGAACAACATCCAATGCTGGGTTATATCTTCCTTTGCCAATACCAACACAGCCATGGACTGATATCAGCATGGACTTCTTCCTTAGCCTTCCTCGTACGCAATGGTTCGATTCTATTTTTGTGGTTGTGGATCGTTTCTAAAAATGGTACACTTTACTCCATGTAAGAAGACAACCGATGCTGTCCAGGTTGCTGTTCTGTTCTTTCACGACATTTATCGTCTCCATGGTTTACCATCTTCCATAGTCTCCGACCGTGATTCTCGCTTCCTTAGCCATTTTTGGTGTTCGTTGTGGAAACTTCTTCATACTAGCCTTGATATGAGTTCGGCATATCATCCATAGTCTGATGGCCAAACGGAGGTTGTAAATCGTTCACTTGACAATCTATTACGATGTTTGGTTGGAGATTCTATCAAGACATGGGATCAACGCATTCCACAGGCAGAGTTTGCTCATAATCACGCAGTCAATAGGAGCACCGGTTTCAGTCCGTTTCAGGTCATCTATGGCATCATTCCTCGTGCTCCGACCGATCTGTCTTTATTGCCGGATTATACTCGTGTCCATGGCGAGGCTTCTGCGTTTGTTGAAGCCATTACAT
The window above is part of the Brassica napus cultivar Da-Ae chromosome C3, Da-Ae, whole genome shotgun sequence genome. Proteins encoded here:
- the LOC125583017 gene encoding uncharacterized protein LOC125583017 translates to MAMKLNGKSPVSSDSDEKFMFFKDVSLGPHETQLRFRLIHFWEARNPVEKTLIGMEMLLIDEQGTVIQGFIPPGRIKKYLPDMKQGSVYRLNNFYGSKNKPVYRVADHIATVSFTWNSELSVLREIPTSFDEDRFRFHSYEDFQANCDVKGDLYDVVGHMKLVNGQTLIERPTLDEVKIATTRHIMVHLQSHE